TTATCTTGATTAATTACCAGTTTTTGAATGTGAGTAAATCGATGTTTAATGCTTTGCCACCAGCTTTCAACTATGTCAACAATACAATCAGCAGTCAATTTTGAAGAAACGAAAAATAGAAATAATTCGTTGTATTCAGGTAAAAAAATTCCGTAGGGAATAAGGGTTGTTTCTGGAGCAAAATCATGGTCTAGGGAGATAGTCGGTACGCGAGTTTTTCCACCTCTGTCAAATTCTCCAACTTTAACTGCCACCTTCGCATCAATGGAGATTCGCAGAGTATGAGGATCATTATCAGCTTCAGTATTGATTTGCTCGACTTGTTCAAAAATGGCTTCTGTTTCTGGAATCTTCTTGGTAGGCTTAGTTTTAAGAACTCGTTTTAAGGTATAACCCAAATCATTCAATCGTCGTCGAATTGTCTCTGATGAAGGTAGTTCTTCGTCACTATAACCACATTGTTCAATTAGCTGACGACGTACTTCACTTGCAGTCATGCGTGTATATAAACGGATACTTTTAAAGCTGGGGTCAGTTTGGCTTTGTGGGTCTACTAAAGATTTAATATCCGACAACAAGTTTGGTAATTTTGTTTCCACCCGCCTACGTCCACTACGCTCGAAACCATCAATAAAAGGCTGACCACTCTCTAACTCCTGCATCCCTTTACGGATAGTGCGTCTATTCCACCCCAATTCACGTTCTACTAAAGTCTGTCCACCTATTCCCAACCCTTTGACCACTTCTGCCATGAATTGTCGTCGGTCGCTTCCCTTGAGTTTTTTCGCTGTTTTGATGTAAAGAGATTTTAGATTTTCGGTGAGTTGAATGATAGATTTTGGAGACATGAGGTAGGCTGCACACTGAAATTATCTTTCTCTCATCATAGGATCAATCATTCTGTGGAGGTCTCTATATCCAACAAGGAGATTATCAGGTTGCATTAGAGCATTATAACGAAGCCTTGCAAATTGAGCTTTCCATAACAAAAAACCCTAAAGCAGCAGCTCGCACTCTTGGTAATATTGCATTGCTCTACAATTCATTAGGTGATAGTGCATTAAGCATTAGAACTTATAACCAAGCGCTAGATATTTACAGGAAACTTGATAACAAGGCTCAACAATCTAGAATCCTTCTGTACATAGGTGGAGTTCATCAAAAAAATGGACAATTTAATGAGGCACTTACATCATATAATGAAGCTCTTAAGTTATTAAATAAAGAGGATTATATATCTGAAATAAGCATACGCTATGGTCTAGCAAGAACCTATCGTGATCAGAAGGATTATACCAAAGCTTTTGAGGCTGCTAATCTGGCGTTGAAATTATCAAAGAAACATAAATATTCTTTTCAAGAAACTGCATCTATTGGAATTATTGGTAGTATATATCTCGTACAAGGAGATTATAAAAATGCCCTATATAGTTATCAGAAAGCTCT
The Calothrix sp. 336/3 DNA segment above includes these coding regions:
- a CDS encoding ISAzo13 family transposase produces the protein MQLTENLKSLYIKTAKKLKGSDRRQFMAEVVKGLGIGGQTLVERELGWNRRTIRKGMQELESGQPFIDGFERSGRRRVETKLPNLLSDIKSLVDPQSQTDPSFKSIRLYTRMTASEVRRQLIEQCGYSDEELPSSETIRRRLNDLGYTLKRVLKTKPTKKIPETEAIFEQVEQINTEADNDPHTLRISIDAKVAVKVGEFDRGGKTRVPTISLDHDFAPETTLIPYGIFLPEYNELFLFFVSSKLTADCIVDIVESWWQSIKHRFTHIQKLVINQDNGPENHSRRTQFMKRIIDFATSSKLSLQLAYYPPYHSKYNPVERCFGWLEQHWNGSLVDTVEAVLNFAKTLTFKGQNPVVTLVEKVYSTGVKLTNKAMAEVEKQIYRLPNLRKWFVEVFAKPA